TTATTCTTCAGAAACGCGCAGGCCGCCTCGCGGCCCTGGCCGATCCGCTCCCCTTTGTAGGAGTACCAGGCGCCGGACTTGTCGATCACCTTCTTCTCCACACCGATATCAACCAACTCACCCGTTTTGGAAATGCCTTCCGCGAACATGATGTCGAACTCCGCCTGCCGGAACGGCGGCGCCATCTTGTTCTTTACCACCTTCACGCGGACCCGGCTGCCCATCACATCCTGGCCTTCTTTAATGGACTCGATGCGCCGGATGTCCAGCCGCACCGATGAGTAGAACTTCAGCGCGTTGCCGCCGGTCGTCGTTTCCGGATTGCCGAACATCACGCCGATCTTCATGCGGATCTGGTTGATAAAAATCAGCGTCGTCTGCGACTTGGAGATCGCCGCCGTGAGTTTGCGCAAGGCCTGGGACATCAGCCTGGCTTGAAGGCCCATGTGCGAATCGCCCATCTCGCCTTCGATCTCGGCGCGCGGCGTGAGCGCCGCCACCGAGTCCACAACGATCAGATCGATCGCCCCGCTGCGCACCAAGGTCTCGGCAATTTCCAGCGCCTGTTCACCGGTATCCGGTTGCGACACCAGCAGATCGTCCGCCTGCACACCCAGCTTCTTTGCATAGGTCAGGTCCAAGGCATGTTCCGCGTCAATAAATGCCGCCACTCCGCCCGTCTTCTGCACTTCGGCTATACAATGGAGCGTCATAGTCGTTTTGCCCGAGGCTTCCGGGCCGAAAATCTCGATCACCCGCCCGCGGGGAATCCCGCCCACGCCGAGCGCAATATCCAAGCCGAGCGACCCGGTCGAAATCGCCGGGATATCGGCCGGCCGGTCCTCGGATCCGAGCTTCATAATGGCGCCCTTCCCGTACTGTTTTTCGATCTGGGAGAGGGCCAAATCCAACGCGCGCTTCTTGTCGTCTTTCTCTGACATGAGCATCTCCTACATTAGAGGAATTCGGAAGGGGGGATTATACCGAAGCAGAATGGGGAAACCTAGCCTGACCGTGTCAACTGGCCCCATCCAAGGAAAGGCCGGCGGCACCAACGTTCAACGTCCAGACCTTGCGTCAAATCACTCCGCTGCAAGGCCGGGCTGATTCGGCCCTGCCTGGTTCGTCGTTTTACTTGCCAGGCCAAGACTCTCCCCTATAATCAACCTGGCACAACCCTTTCGACACCAGATTTCCGGGAGAATCGAGATGGCCAAGATAGACGATCTCTTCAAACTCATGTCCGAGCACGGCGCGTCCGACTTGCACCTCATTGCCGGACAGCCGCCGGCCCTGCGGATCAACGGCGAGCTCGAGCGCATCAGCAGCCAGGGCATTCTGGCCCAGGACGGGCTGAAAGAACTCCTGTACGAAATCACGCCCGCCGCCAAAAAGGATCATTTCGAGCTAACCGGCGATGTCGATTTCGGCTACGAGATCCCGGGGCTGGCCCGGTTCCGTGCCAACCTCTTCAATCAGAAATACGGCTGCGGCGCCGTGTTCCGCAAAATTCCCAGCAAAGTGCTGACGGCGGAGGATTTGGGGTTGCCCCCCATCTTGACCAAAGCCGCCATGCTGAAAAAAGGGCTGGTCCTGGTGACCGGCCCCACGGGAAGCGGCAAATCCACCACCTTGGCGGCCATGATCGATTACGCCAATAAAAACCGGAAGGACCACATCCTGACGGTCGAAGACCCGATCGAGTTCGTGCACCAAAGCCAGGGCTGCATCGTCAACCATCGGGAAGTCGGCGTCCACACACAATCCTTCGGGGCGGCGCTGCGCGGCGCGATGCGTGAGGATCCGGACATTATCCTGGTCGGAGAAATGCGCGACCTCGAAACGATTCGACTGGCGGTCGAAGCCGCCGCGACCGGGCACCTGGTTTTCGGCACACTGCATACGGAAAATGCCGCCAAGACCGTGGACCGGATCATCGAAGTGTTCCCGCATCAGGAGCAGGCGCAGATTCGGAATACGCTCTCCACCGCCCTTCGGGTCATCGTCGCGCAAAACCTGTTTAAGCGCATCGATCAGAAAGGCCGCTGCGCCGCGCTGGAAATTCTGGTCTGCACCCCGGCCGTCGCCAATCTCGTGCGCGACGCAAAAACCTTCCAGATTGCCTCAATCATGCAGACAGGCAAAGCCGCCGGCATGCAAACACTGGATGATGCGATCCAAGATCTCCTGACCAAAAAATGGATTGCGCCGGAAGAAGCCTACGAGAAGGCGATCGACAAAAGCCGGTTTGCGAAATTCCTCAAGACACCGCCGGACTCTTTGCAGTAACCGCTTACGTGGGATGCACGGCTCTTACGATCCGATCCGTGCGTCCCACAGCTTCGTATAGATAGGCCCGGATGGTTTCAGCTCGCTCTTCATCAGAACCATCGAGTCCACTGCCAGCGCTCCCAAAGACCATGGCCGATCCATCGCGCCGCTCTTAGCCATGGCCTGTCCCACATGGCGTTCCCCCGCTTTGATCCGCGCCAGGGTGAGATGCGGGCTCAAGGGTCGGCCTTCCCGCGCAAACCCCAATAATTCGCAACAGTCTTCGAGCGATTGATGCAGCGCGGACAGCCGTGCCGCTTCTTCCCCCTTCTCCCACTGTGCTGACGCGCCTGCCCATACGACTCGTGGCTGCTGCGGATGAGGGAAGGCCCCGAGTCGCTCGATTGGAATATGAATGATTCGATGGGCCTTCACCACCTGTTCGATGGCCTGGCGCATCGGTTCAACGAGCGATTCCTCGATATCACCGAGGAATTTGACGGTGAGATGGATCAAGGCAGGCTGCACCCAGGAAAGGCGAACGTCTTTGGGAAAATCACGGCCGAGCCGCTGTTTGAGATCCTGCTGTACTTGCGCGAGTTGCGTCCTGAGGCCGTCACTGAGCTCAACGGCGAGAAAGACCCTGATCATGCGCCGCTCCTGTTCAGAGCCCAGCGGCGAAGAAGATCGAGCGCGGCCTGCGAGGACCGCTGTTTGATGACCTGACGGTCGCCGTGAAAGCGATACTCTTTCGTAATCGCCTCACCAGGCCCGCCATCGAGTCCGATATAGACCAGGCCCACTGGTTTCGTCTCCGTCGCGCCACCCGGTCCGGCAATACCGGTCACACTCAGCCCCACCGAGACACCGGCACGTTCGCGAATCCCCTTCGCCATGGCCGCCGCGACGGCCTGACTGACCGCGCCCTGTTTCGCAATCAGGTCCGCTGGCACGCCCAACATATCGATCTTTGATTGATTGCTGTAGCAGATCGCGCCGCGATCGACATACGCCGAGGATCCCGGCACTTGAGTCAGCCGATGGCCGATCAATCCCCCGGTGCAGGACTCCGCTGTCGCGACTGTCAGCTTCCGTTCCGCCAAGAGCCGCCCGACCACGGCTTCCATCGTGTCATGCCCCTCGGCAAAGAGCCACTCGCTCAATCGGGAACGGACCTGTTCGGCAAGCCCTGGCAACAGATCGGACGTACCCCTCTTCTTGCCACTCGGCTTCGTCGTCAATGAGACGAGCACACCCATGGGCGAGGCCAGCAAGCCCAGATCGATGGGCGCACCCTTGGGAATCACGCCCTTGAGCCTGGCATCCACATCCGCCTCCGGCAATCCCCAGGTGTGAAATACGTGGCGGGCGATCGGACTCGGGCATTGCGCGCAGGCGGCGATTCTGGCCTTGAGCAGGGGCACCACTTCCTGCAGGACCATCGCTTCCATTTCCCTGGGCACACCAGGCAAGGACACCAGCAGAGCGTTTTTCCAGGACAGGCAAAACCCCGGAGCAGACCCGACGGAATTGGCCAACACGGTCGCGCCGGACGGAATCAGCGCTTGCCGCATCTGCGCGGGATTGGGGGTCCGCCCCCATTCGGCCAATCGCGCCGTCATGCCGTCAAACGCCTCCTTGCGGCGCGCCAGCCGCCGTCCCGTCGCCTTGGCAATGGCTTCTCTTGTGCAATCGTCCACGGTCGGCCCCAGGCCGCCAGTGATCACGACCACGCCTGCGCGGCTGACTGCCGCCTTGAGAACCCGCACGATATCCACCTGGTCATCCCCCACCACGGTCTTGAAACGCACCTCGATGCCCAGTTGGCCGAGCATCTCCGCGAGAAAGAGCGAATTGCTGTCGGTCCGTCCGCCCACGAGCAACTCGGACCCAATGGCAATGGTTTCAGCGAGGAACGGACGATCGGCAGGCCGTGAGGCACTCATGGATGGCATACGCTCCGTTATGGGATTGCCGAAAAATCGACAAGAAAATTGACCGCTCCACCGGCGGCCGGAAAGACCGTGATTGTCGTGGTGGCCGTGGGATCGAGGTCGCCATAGTCGAACGAGGCGACGACTTTGGCCTTAAAGCGCGGGCTGTCAGGCCAGGCCGCGCTGCGGCTGGCCTGCCCGTCAAAGCGGACAGTCACCGGCTTGACGGTCTGGCCTCGCTGATCGAGCACCAGATAACTCTCCACGGCGAAATTCGGCGCATCCCCGAAGATGACCGCGCTGATCAGCATCGTCTTGGCGTCAAGTACCTGCGCGATATCGGCCTCGCTGGGCTGCAATCCGCGCAGAGCCATGTGCGTGGCCATGACCGAGAGGGCCCCCAGCTTCGTAATCAGAAATCCGCTCGGATGCACCTCATCCTCGGCTCCGAAGCGGGCGTAGAAACTGTCTGGCGGCCCTCCACGTTGCGCCATCGCGTGGCCTGCATCCAGCGACGCGCGGATCTGCGCAGAGGTTGGATGCACCTCAATCGCACACACAGGCGATGCGCTCAACAGAAGCGCAGCGCCCACGCACCGGACCAGCCAATGACCAGTCGGGATCGGCATGACGTGAAGCCGTACCAGATCGATTTTCGCCTGTCAATGAAGGCGCGCGCGGGCTTTCGCCCGTTGACAAGACCGAAGATGAAGTGCTAAAGAATCACGCCTTTACTTACCGTGCCTTTTCAAGCAGTTACACGGAGGAGTTTCGATGTCCAGCCCTGAACAGACACCCGCAGCACAACCACCCAAACGTCAGTACGTCAATTTCGTGTTCTATAAAGTCGACCCGGCCTGGCGCCGCCTCCCGGAAGAGGAGCGCACCAAGGGCAAGCAGGAATTCCTGCGCGCCGTCGAAGACTATGCCGGCCGAGTCATGGTCATCGCCTATTCGGCCGTCGGCATCCGGGGCGATTGCGACATCATGCTCTGGCGCATCAGCTACGAATTGGAGTTGTTCCAGGAGATGACCACGAAGATCCTGGCATCGGGACTGGGCAAATACATCACGACGCCCTATTCCTATCTCTCCATGACCAAGCGGTCCATCTATGTGGACAACCACACCCACGAAGGACAGGAGAGCAAGCGCCTCACGGTCGTGCCGGGGAAGGGCAAGTATATTTTCGTGTATCCGTTCCTGAAAACCCGCGAGTGGTTCCTGCTCACCAAGGCCGCGCGGCAGGGCATGATGGACGAACACATTGAAGTCGGCCATCGCTTCCCCTCCGTCAAGCTGAATACGACCTATTCCTTCGGCCTCGACGATCAAGAATGGGTCGTGGCGTTCGAAAGCGATAAGCCCGAAGATTTTCTCGACTTGGTCATGGCCCTGCGTGAGACCGAAGGTTCGCGCTACACCTTGCGCGATACGCCGATCTTCACCTGCATTCGCCAGAGCCTGAAAGAAACGCTCGATACGCTCGGCGGTTAAGCGTCACGCAGAGCAACCGTCAACGGGCCTTCGATCATCCGATCGAAGGCCCGTCGTTTTTCCAGGCTTCAGCAAGACCACCATTCAGCCGCCCGTTTCGCCTCTCACGCCTTACGTTTTACGAATCCTGGCACAACCTGCGCAACGGCATCCGACGGCTTTGACAGCCAAATCGCGCATGTGTTACCTCTACTACGTCACTTTTCACTAACCAACCTGGTATGTCGATGGCTGATACCACTGCCCTGTATGCCCTCCGGTTCCCAGATGGATCCGTGAGTCTATATATTGACGAGCACTATGCCCAGGAACGCGGCGTAGACCCGTCGAAACTGGTGCGAATTGAGATCCCACGCGAAATGTTCATCAGCGGAAGCGTCCAGGAAGTCCGCGAATACGTCGCCCTCTACCTGGAGACCCATCAACAGCAAACCGGGAACGCCTAATCGGGGCAGACAGGATTCACCAATACCATGCCGTCTACCATGTCCTCCCCCCTCACAGCGGAACTCATCCAAGAGGTCATTGCCGGCCTGCCCATTCAGGGGCGGATCATGCTGCGCCTCCTCCTGCTCCAACATTTCGACGTCACGCAAGATGAAATTCTCTTTATGGTGTCGGACCGGCCTGATCCCCGTTGCGTCTCCGGCACCAAACCCATTACGACCATGACTCAAGAAGCCATCACCGCGATGCTGAACCGTCGCGATGAGTATCGCAAGCGGGCGCGCCTGAAGCGGGAACGGACCTGGCTCCAATGCACCGCGCTGCGTACCCTCGCTAAAACCTCCGAATCCTTGGCCGAACGCGCCGCGGCCTTGTTGCGCACCACCTATGGTGTTTCCGACGAGACGATCGCCGGCCTCCAAGTCAAAGCCCGGGTCGCCGTGCCACGGCCACTTCTACGGATGCTGGAAGAGCGCTGGGATACCGACGAAATTTCAGCCGAGGAGTACCAAAAGCAGCGGCTCGCGGTGGAATTGCAGCTGCAGCTCCGCATGGCCGAACGGTTCCGAAAACGCCTCGACCTGGCTGAGCGGGAACAACAGACGGCCGACAACAACACGCTCCAGGACCACGAGATCGGGCACATCTGGGGGATTCCGGCCGGCACGCTGGCCGCGAGAAAAGTGAAGTTTTTGTCACAATACCTGATGGCTCTGCAAACCAAGCTGACCGGCGCCCCCGTACAACCCAATACCGCCCCGCCGTTGGACCTCTGGAAAGAGACGCTGACCGTCCTCTCCCGCACGCCCATCGAACGATCCATCGCCACGTACGATGGGCTGGAAAAGACTGAAACCGCCTTGATCGATAAGTTGTCCCTCTATGTCGTGGGCGCGCTGCCCGAAGAGACGGAAGTGAAATTCTGGAATTCGCTCGTCTATGGCGCCAGCTCAAACGCCGTTCATACAGAAAACACCCGCACGCTGTTCGGCCTGCAACGGCTCGTCTCCATCCAACATGACACCGATACCAGCCCGGAGGCCCTCGACGAAGAACTGATGAAACGCACCGCGCCTCGCCACAAAGCCGAAGTGGGCGCGCTCGGAGGTCCTGGCGACGAGTCCAAACCGGAAATTACCGACTTGCAGAAGCAAATCCTGCACAACTTTATCGGAGAAGATGTCAGCGGCCGGGCATCGGACAAATGGTAGGTTCCGGCATCCATTGCGAATACCATCCGTTGCGGTATAATTGAACCACGTTATGGTGAGACCATCCGTCAACCAGCCAGCCGCTTCCAGATCCATGCTGACAGGCTTGTTCTTCGGCCTGCTCGTCGGCCTCGGATTTCCCTACAGTACGTCCGCCGCCAATTTGCTCGAGATCGCCGAATTGATCGCGCACCCGGAGCAATATGACCATCAAGATGTGGTCGTGAGCGGCAAGGTCACCAACGTCCAGCTCGCCACCAATCGGCAGGGACAACCGGCCTATGGATTTTTGCTGCAAGACCAGGCCGGCACGTTGAAGGTGGTCAGCCTCGGCCAGGCGGAAGTCCATGAGGGCGATCACGTGATCGTCGAAGGCGTGTTCAGCCGGTTACGCCAGGCTGGCCGAACCATCGTCTATAATGAAATCAAAGCCCTCTCCGTCAAACCGATGAATCGGCTGAATCCCGATCTCGTCGGATAAGAATCCGACCCATGCCGCCCGTCCAATCACTGCACATCAGGCACTTCTTCAATCTGAGCCTCGGACTCCTCGCCGTTGCCTGGGTGACCGGCTGCGCCACCCCCGCCCAAGTCGGCGAGTATCCGAATCAGCAGCGCATGGTCGGTGCCTCAAAAGCTGCGGTGCTGGCTTGCGCCGGAAAACCGGTCAAGGAACAAACCAGAAACGGCGTCACCCTCCTGCAATATTATCGTGAAGCCCCGATGCTTGAAGAATCGTCGCCGGTCGGGAAAGGCAGCTTTCCCACCGTGCATCATGGCTGCTGGGCGACCGTGATCATCGCCGACGACCGCGTGACAGAAGTGCGCTACCGGTTCGCCCCGCCCTCCTTCGACGCGTCGAACGACTGCGAAGCCATCTTCGAGTCCTGCCAGCAATAGCGCGCCACCCAGGCCGGCCAGTTACGTTTTCAGCCTAGCCGATCGATGCAAATCGTGGTACTCCTAGCCCCTATGGCACGGCGTAGCCCCCTCTATAGGATCGCGCAGGGATTCGTCTTCATACTCCTGTTCGTCTGGCCCTTCGATACGCAGGCGCTGGAGAAATACGGCCGCCCTCTGCCCTCGATGGAGGACACGGACGAAAACGGCCATGAGGCCGAGGAAACCTTGTTCGGCGGCTACCTGCTCACCGGCGCATTCGTAAAAAATCCCACCTTTGCCGCCAGACCGGATAACAGCGGACTGGTCGGCCTGCGCCACATGCTGCATCTTGAAACCGATCTCTACAAACAATACCTGACCTTTTACACTGACCAGAACTTCTTTTCTGATCGGACGAATGGCTGGATCAGACTCAGCGAATGGGACGGCACCTACGCCTTCACTGGAGTCGTCGATCATTTTGGCTGGCGGCTGCAATATGAACGGGATGCACCGATCGACCGCCGCGGAATCAAACAGGCCTATGCCGACGGCCTGCTCACCGCCAAACTGCAATCAGCGCAAGACATGGCCTGGTGGCGGCAACTCCTTCCGAACCAAAGCCTGACCATGTACGGCGGGGCTGGCTGGCTCTTTCACAACAGCCAATATTTCGCCAGGCCGGACAACACCGGCCGCGCCCTCTTCCGCTATGTCGCGCATGCCGATCTTGATCTCTACAAAAATAAAGTCGTGCTCTACGGCGACGCGAATATGTTCACGGACCGTGAGGCCGGCAATCAGATGAAGCCGTCTGAGCTGGATTGGATCGTCGGGCTGGCCGTCCGCTGGAAGGATATGGAGCTGGCCTTCTATCGAGAACAGGATCAGCCGTTGGACAAAGCCGGCCTGGTCCAGAAATACTTGGCCGTCCAGCTCCGCTTCTCCTTCGACGTCTCAAAGCAAGATTTGGGAATGGGGGGAGCACCAGGCCTCTCGTCCGCTCACTGAGGCAAGTGCAAGATTTTGGTCATCAGCCGATCCGAGAGCCGATCGGGAAGCAGTTTGACCATGAGCGCGCGCAGCTTCGCATCGCGTCCGACCAGATACCGGGTCTTGGGATGCGCGGCGGTCAGGGCATGCTCCACCACCCGAGCCACAGCCTCCGCCGGAATCGCCCGCGCGGCCGCTTCTGCCACACAGGCTTTCACCCCTGCCGCCGCCGCCGCATACAGCTGCTTCAACTCACCTGACACCGTGGCTTCCAGCTCATCGGCCTTCGCTCCGGACTTCTCCCAGATCGGCGTGGCGATAGCCCCAGGCTCGACGATCGACACCTGAATCCCCCACTGTTGCACTTCAAGCCGTAGCGCATCCGTCAGCGCCTCCAGGGCAAACTTCGACGCGGAATAAGGCCCCATTAGCGGCATAGCCGCACGCCCGGCAATCGACCCCATATTCACGATGCGGCCGCGCCCCTTCCGTAACGAGGGAAGAAAGGCCTGAGTCACCGCGACCTGGCCGATGACATTCACCTCGAACTGCCGTCGAAGATCCGGGATCGGCACCGCTTCAAGCGGGCCCGCGACAGCGATTCCCGCATTGTTCACCAAACCGGCCAACCCCGCCTCGCCCACCCGTTCGGCAACCAGGCGGCGTGCCTGCTCGATCATGCCGGCATCCGTCACATCCAGCACGATCGGCTGCAGCCGGGGTGACGCCTGCGCTCTCAGGCGCACACCATCCTCCGTGCGTCGCACACCGGCAAACACGACAAACCCCAGACGATCCAGATGCCAAGCACAAGCCGCCCCGATTCCCGTCGAGGCACCGGTGATCAGCACAAACTTCGGTTGTGTCTCCACGTCACACCCATTCCTTGAGATAATTCAGGCCACGATACCAGCTTTTGCCGATGGGTTCACGCCAAACACACAGTTCGTCAAGAAGCACCACGCCACCCTTGACGATGAGCAGGGAAGTATGCGAGTTTTCACTCGCATGGCGGTGTAGCTCAGTTGGCAGAGCAGCGGACTCATAAGCCGCGGGTCACCCGTTCAATCCGGGTCACCGCCACCACTTCTTACTCCGTTTTATATAATCCGCAACCTGTTGCCTGCTCCACGGGGATCGACCTGCGCAAGACGCGCTCCTCGCAAGGTGCGCACTCCAGTCCATTGAGCATTCCGCAAGGGCAATCTCTTGCTGGACACGAGAAATAGAATCGCCATCACCTTTCCTCTTCAGATTCTTCCCTCCTGGAATCCATTATGAACCACGGATGCGGGCAAACAACGCTGTGCGTTCAAAATCTGGCTTTCTCCAACTTGCGCAACTTGAATCACCCACATCCCTCTCACCAGAAAAAACTCGCCGACACACACGACAAACTCTCTTCAAAGACAATTTCGAAGAGAAAAATTTTACTCGCCGCACAATCTCTGATATAGAAGACATATCTTTTCACTTTTAACATCGAAGGGGGGTGGAGTACTCATGGCAACGAAGAAAGCAGCGCCGAAGAAAGCAGCCGCCGCGAAGAAGCCGGCAAAGAAGGCCGCCGCCAAGAAAAAGAAGTAGGCGCCCATGAGGAGGCGGCGGCCACGTCGCCTCCTCACCTTCCTCCTCGATAACTACACAGTCCGACCACCACAACCCCATTTGAACTTCTCTTCGCAGTACCGGCTCAACCACTGATTGTCACCGCACGGCAATTTCTCACCTCTCCCTGATAGGCACCTGGGGAGAAACGGGAATGGTCCACGCGCCTGAATACAAGTGGAATGCCCCATACCAACTACGCTACGCCACCAGTGGCAAGACAAGAAAATAGAATTGGGCGATATCAATACGGCATTGCTCAGGTAAAGAGTCTGATCATCGATGAGAGGGGCAAGGTATCTGCAGGTAATGATCAGAAAGAAGAACGTCAGAGCAGAAAAAAATGGGGAGGTGATGGCCACATCACCTCCCCGACTTCCTCTGGTCCAGGGGAGACCCTTGGCACCAAGAAAGCAGCGAAAGCAGCACCGACATCATACCATGAACATTCCAGCGAAATCATGCAACGAAAAATTTATATACTTACCGTTATTTATCAATTATTTACGTTATATCGAGCTGTCAAAATAGACCCAATTTGAAAGGGATCGAGAAGACCCCACCCGCACGATCCACCTACCCATCTGAGAAGGCACCAGACT
The Nitrospira sp. genome window above contains:
- the recA gene encoding recombinase RecA, translating into MSEKDDKKRALDLALSQIEKQYGKGAIMKLGSEDRPADIPAISTGSLGLDIALGVGGIPRGRVIEIFGPEASGKTTMTLHCIAEVQKTGGVAAFIDAEHALDLTYAKKLGVQADDLLVSQPDTGEQALEIAETLVRSGAIDLIVVDSVAALTPRAEIEGEMGDSHMGLQARLMSQALRKLTAAISKSQTTLIFINQIRMKIGVMFGNPETTTGGNALKFYSSVRLDIRRIESIKEGQDVMGSRVRVKVVKNKMAPPFRQAEFDIMFAEGISKTGELVDIGVEKKVIDKSGAWYSYKGERIGQGREAACAFLKNNPAAALEVEAKIRELAGVPARNEKKAEPKDEKEKPAGKGDEKRAHK
- a CDS encoding type IV pilus twitching motility protein PilT, with translation MAKIDDLFKLMSEHGASDLHLIAGQPPALRINGELERISSQGILAQDGLKELLYEITPAAKKDHFELTGDVDFGYEIPGLARFRANLFNQKYGCGAVFRKIPSKVLTAEDLGLPPILTKAAMLKKGLVLVTGPTGSGKSTTLAAMIDYANKNRKDHILTVEDPIEFVHQSQGCIVNHREVGVHTQSFGAALRGAMREDPDIILVGEMRDLETIRLAVEAAATGHLVFGTLHTENAAKTVDRIIEVFPHQEQAQIRNTLSTALRVIVAQNLFKRIDQKGRCAALEILVCTPAVANLVRDAKTFQIASIMQTGKAAGMQTLDDAIQDLLTKKWIAPEEAYEKAIDKSRFAKFLKTPPDSLQ
- the thpR gene encoding RNA 2',3'-cyclic phosphodiesterase — its product is MIRVFLAVELSDGLRTQLAQVQQDLKQRLGRDFPKDVRLSWVQPALIHLTVKFLGDIEESLVEPMRQAIEQVVKAHRIIHIPIERLGAFPHPQQPRVVWAGASAQWEKGEEAARLSALHQSLEDCCELLGFAREGRPLSPHLTLARIKAGERHVGQAMAKSGAMDRPWSLGALAVDSMVLMKSELKPSGPIYTKLWDARIGS
- a CDS encoding competence/damage-inducible protein A, whose product is MSASRPADRPFLAETIAIGSELLVGGRTDSNSLFLAEMLGQLGIEVRFKTVVGDDQVDIVRVLKAAVSRAGVVVITGGLGPTVDDCTREAIAKATGRRLARRKEAFDGMTARLAEWGRTPNPAQMRQALIPSGATVLANSVGSAPGFCLSWKNALLVSLPGVPREMEAMVLQEVVPLLKARIAACAQCPSPIARHVFHTWGLPEADVDARLKGVIPKGAPIDLGLLASPMGVLVSLTTKPSGKKRGTSDLLPGLAEQVRSRLSEWLFAEGHDTMEAVVGRLLAERKLTVATAESCTGGLIGHRLTQVPGSSAYVDRGAICYSNQSKIDMLGVPADLIAKQGAVSQAVAAAMAKGIRERAGVSVGLSVTGIAGPGGATETKPVGLVYIGLDGGPGEAITKEYRFHGDRQVIKQRSSQAALDLLRRWALNRSGA
- a CDS encoding chlorite dismutase family protein codes for the protein MSSPEQTPAAQPPKRQYVNFVFYKVDPAWRRLPEEERTKGKQEFLRAVEDYAGRVMVIAYSAVGIRGDCDIMLWRISYELELFQEMTTKILASGLGKYITTPYSYLSMTKRSIYVDNHTHEGQESKRLTVVPGKGKYIFVYPFLKTREWFLLTKAARQGMMDEHIEVGHRFPSVKLNTTYSFGLDDQEWVVAFESDKPEDFLDLVMALRETEGSRYTLRDTPIFTCIRQSLKETLDTLGG
- a CDS encoding SDR family NAD(P)-dependent oxidoreductase translates to METQPKFVLITGASTGIGAACAWHLDRLGFVVFAGVRRTEDGVRLRAQASPRLQPIVLDVTDAGMIEQARRLVAERVGEAGLAGLVNNAGIAVAGPLEAVPIPDLRRQFEVNVIGQVAVTQAFLPSLRKGRGRIVNMGSIAGRAAMPLMGPYSASKFALEALTDALRLEVQQWGIQVSIVEPGAIATPIWEKSGAKADELEATVSGELKQLYAAAAAGVKACVAEAAARAIPAEAVARVVEHALTAAHPKTRYLVGRDAKLRALMVKLLPDRLSDRLMTKILHLPQ